A stretch of the Phycodurus eques isolate BA_2022a chromosome 15, UOR_Pequ_1.1, whole genome shotgun sequence genome encodes the following:
- the LOC133413915 gene encoding transmembrane protein 250, with protein MPVIPIPRRVRSFHGPHTTCMHSACGAAHATKLVRSKYNNFELYVRSRCIYGFLRFLLYFGCSLLTALLWVALSALFFAQYIGVRALLRLQYKLSVILFLLGHRRLDFGAINDLIIYSMQITMFMVGGLGWCFMVFVDM; from the coding sequence ATGCCCGTGATCCCCATCCCTCGGCGGGTGCGCAGCTTTCATGGCCCCCACACCACCTGCATGCACTCTGCGTGTGGCGCAGCGCACGCCACCAAGCTGGTGCGCAGTAAGTACAACAACTTTGAACTTTACGTGCGCTCGCGCTGCATCTACGGTTTCCTGCGCTTCCTGCTCTACTTCGGCTGCAGCCTGCTCACCGCCCTCCTGTGGGTGGCACTGTCGGCACTCTTCTTTGCACAGTACATCGGTGTGCGCGCCCTTCTGCGCCTGCAGTACAAACTGTCCGTCATTCTCTTCCTGCTCGGCCACCGGCGCCTAGACTTTGGCGCCATCAACGACCTGATCATCTACAGCATGCAGATCACCATGTTCATGGTGGGTGGACTCGGCTGGTGCTTCATGGTTTTTGTGGACATGTAG